A portion of the Sabethes cyaneus chromosome 3, idSabCyanKW18_F2, whole genome shotgun sequence genome contains these proteins:
- the LOC128739520 gene encoding putative serine protease K12H4.7 has protein sequence MVTKRALVSLLFATVVALAVAKPTVKVAPFVQKLLDTFPTPQVPEGYVSTNPHTTGHTFRTRVDHFNPQNRATFEFGYFSNDEYYQAGGPIFIFLGGHWPLEQYFIEHGHFHDIANYENAWLFTNEHRYYGDSVPTEDLSVENLQFLTVEQALVDVAEWIIHLRRNVVRDEQARVILAGTGYAGAIATWMRHRYPHLVDGAWVSSGQVDARFNFKEYAYEIGEVIRQFGGDDCFGTIWRGFRTGEALFDSGLGETVTDLFNTCAPVNTENMLDVETFFFNVKSSLQDYILRAPQRTESTIELCQQLENSTAQTDLHVLAEWIAERHSDLACMPFDFATTVEAHQNVEIHFPENNILGLRQRVYQFCTEFGWFLTADSPDQPFGFRVTMNFFLNFCRAVYGEWLTSEVVVDGVHLTNIHFGGKDPRISNVLFTNGGLDPIRDISITDYHQPQANAIVIPGYFNSADLNAISGFDSPALLDAKHTVQLYIESWLVQGVVPIESN, from the exons ATGGTGACCAAACGGGCCTTAGTAAGCCTGCTGTTTGCGACCGTAGTCGCGCTGGCGGTAGCGAAACCCACCGTGAAGGTTGCTCCCTTCGTACAGAAGCTGCTCGACACTTTCCCAACCCCGCAAGTGCCGGAAGGGTACGTGTCGACTAATCCGCACACGACCGGACACACGTTCCGCACGCGTGTGGACCATTTCAATCCACAAAACCGGGCAACGTTCGAGTTCGGATATTTCTCCAACGATGAGTACTACCAAGCTGGTGGACCGATTTTCATCTTCCTTGGTGGACATTGGCCGCTCGAACAGTACTTCATTGAGCACGGACATTTCCACGATATCGCCAATTACGAAAATGCCTGGCTGTTCACCAACGAACATCGTTACTACGGAGACAGCGTTCCAACGGA GGATCTGTCGGTTGAAAACCTCCAATTCTTAACCGTTGAACAGGCTTTGGTGGATGTGGCTGAATGGATCATTCATTTGCGTCGTAATGTCGTTCGGGATGAGCAGGCACGAGTCATTCTGGCTGGAACCGGTTATGCTGGAGCAATCGCCACCTGGATGCGTCATCGTTATCCACATCTGGTGGACGGAGCATGGGTTTCGAGTGGACAAGTCGATGCCCGGTTCAACTTCAAGGAGTATGCTTACGAAATCGGAGAGGTGATTCGTCAATTCGGTGGAGACGATTGCTTCGGAACTATTTGGCGTGGTTTCCGTACCGGAGAAGCTCTCTTCGATTCCGGACTGGGTGAAACCGTTACTGATCTGTTCAACACTTGCGCCCCGGTTAACACGGAGAACATGTTGGATGTTGAGACGTTCTTCTTCAATGTAAAGTCGAGCCTTCAAGATTATATTCTGCGCGCACCACAAAGGACAGAATCTACCATAGAACTGTGCCAGCAGTTGGAAAATAGCACTGCTCAAACTGACTTGCACGTTCTTGCCGAGTGGATCGCAGAACGTCACAGCGATTTGGCTTGCATGCCGTTCGATTTTGCCACCACCGTCGAAGCTCACCAGAATGTTGAAATTCATTTCCCGGAGAACAATATCCTCGGTCTGCGGCAACGCGTCTATCAGTTCTGTACGGAATTCGGTTGGTTCCTGACGGCGGACTCTCCCGATCAACCGTTTGGCTTCCGCGTCACGATGAACTTCTTCCTGAACTTCTGCCGTGCCGTTTACGGAGAATGGCTTACCAGCGAGGTCGTGGTCGATGGAGTGCACCTGACCAACATCCACTTCGGCGGTAAAGATCCCCGCATCTCGAACGTTCTGTTCACGAACGGAGGTCTGGATCCGATTCGGGACATTTCGATCACCGACTATCACCAGCCGCAGGCCAATGCGATCGTTATTCCTGGCTACTTTAACAGTGCCGATTTAAATGCGATTTCCGGCTTTGATTCACCTGCCCTGCTTGATGCCAAGCACACCGTTCAGCTGTACATCGAGAGTTGGCTCGTTCAGGGCGTCGTTCCGATCGAGAGCAATTGA